The following proteins are encoded in a genomic region of Streptomyces gobiensis:
- a CDS encoding DUF397 domain-containing protein yields MTTGIRADELAPEDAWFKSSYSGDTGNICIEIVDLSSQVGIRDSKDQTGPALLVPTAAWISFVHGLRMGGLDPLG; encoded by the coding sequence ATGACCACCGGCATCCGAGCCGATGAACTGGCTCCCGAAGACGCCTGGTTTAAGTCCTCTTACAGCGGAGACACAGGCAACATCTGCATTGAGATTGTGGATCTGTCCAGCCAAGTTGGCATCCGAGACTCGAAAGACCAGACCGGCCCCGCGCTTCTGGTCCCCACAGCTGCCTGGATATCGTTTGTCCATGGCCTTCGTATGGGTGGGCTTGATCCGTTGGGCTGA
- a CDS encoding ATP-binding protein, with translation MSVTPTPLRTHVSVTAALRRVRELRHVGAACVQQWHLSEVVDVDTVKLLISELVSNAIVHGHGDDAVSLVLSYSAINRELRIEVHEGGIPDGEHRPVLLEPADDDESGRGLLLVSQLAQKWGRTGTCTWCTLPVPCPAALAHQPGEGERCTAA, from the coding sequence ATGTCCGTTACGCCAACTCCGCTGCGCACCCACGTATCAGTCACAGCAGCACTAAGACGCGTACGGGAACTACGCCATGTCGGAGCAGCGTGCGTCCAGCAGTGGCATCTGAGTGAGGTCGTGGACGTCGACACGGTGAAGCTGCTGATCAGCGAACTTGTATCCAATGCGATCGTGCACGGCCACGGTGACGACGCGGTCAGCCTGGTGCTCAGCTACTCCGCGATCAACAGGGAACTGCGTATCGAGGTCCACGAGGGCGGCATCCCAGATGGCGAGCATAGGCCAGTGCTGCTGGAGCCTGCGGATGACGACGAATCAGGCCGTGGGCTGCTCCTGGTGTCACAGCTCGCGCAGAAGTGGGGCCGCACTGGCACGTGTACTTGGTGCACCCTCCCCGTGCCATGCCCTGCTGCCCTCGCACACCAGCCGGGGGAAGGGGAGCGATGCACCGCAGCGTGA
- a CDS encoding DUF397 domain-containing protein: MKLTAPKLADEKSWFKSSYSQEGTEACVEVANLIRTGHNGIGVRDSKDKQGPALLFSASGWDSFVNDVRTGRFDPGLVD, from the coding sequence ATGAAACTGACGGCCCCAAAGCTTGCGGACGAGAAGAGCTGGTTCAAGTCTTCGTACTCGCAAGAAGGGACTGAAGCCTGCGTCGAGGTGGCGAACCTGATCCGCACCGGGCACAACGGGATCGGCGTTCGTGACTCGAAAGACAAGCAGGGCCCCGCCCTCCTGTTCAGTGCGTCCGGATGGGACTCCTTTGTGAACGATGTCCGTACAGGCCGTTTCGACCCCGGGCTGGTCGACTGA
- a CDS encoding class I SAM-dependent methyltransferase, producing the protein MDRNIRTIDDVLKLSDELFAPEADRWTTDAATWWDGFYADRSKPVPFFVAKPDENLVSYLDRDLIIPGRALDLGCGPGRNALHLASMGFQVDAVDLSPTAIAWAEERAREAGGDVRFICGDAFGLAATELSGPYDLVYDSGCFHHLPPHRRISYLSLLDRVLAPAGHFALTCFAAGETGSELPDAAFYRESRLHGGLAYRPESLRWVFSDLVEVELRRMRDEPPESACFGEPFLWTALFRRDAQGVPG; encoded by the coding sequence ATGGACCGGAACATACGCACCATCGACGACGTGCTGAAGCTCTCGGACGAGCTGTTCGCGCCGGAGGCTGACCGCTGGACCACCGACGCGGCCACCTGGTGGGACGGCTTCTACGCCGACCGCTCCAAGCCGGTGCCGTTCTTCGTGGCGAAGCCGGATGAGAACTTGGTCTCTTATCTCGACCGCGACCTGATCATTCCGGGACGGGCGCTCGATCTGGGCTGTGGTCCCGGCCGTAACGCCCTCCACTTGGCCTCCATGGGTTTCCAAGTGGACGCCGTCGACCTCTCCCCGACCGCCATCGCCTGGGCCGAAGAGCGCGCCCGCGAGGCCGGGGGCGACGTCCGTTTCATCTGCGGAGACGCCTTCGGCCTTGCTGCGACCGAGCTGAGCGGTCCGTATGACCTGGTCTACGACTCGGGCTGCTTCCACCACCTGCCACCCCACCGCCGCATCAGCTATCTCTCCCTGCTGGACCGGGTCCTTGCTCCTGCAGGTCATTTCGCCCTCACGTGCTTCGCGGCCGGCGAGACGGGCTCCGAGCTTCCCGACGCTGCCTTCTATCGCGAGTCCCGGCTCCACGGTGGACTCGCCTACCGGCCGGAGTCCTTGCGCTGGGTCTTCTCCGATCTGGTGGAGGTGGAGCTGCGCCGGATGCGTGACGAACCGCCCGAGTCCGCCTGTTTCGGCGAACCCTTCTTGTGGACGGCCCTCTTCCGCCGCGATGCCCAGGGTGTGCCGGGCTGA
- a CDS encoding bifunctional alpha/beta hydrolase/OsmC family protein, which translates to MPAESHRGTVHSEKLTFPGSGGHPLAARLELPHGPPRAYALFAHCFTCGKDAVAATRISRGLAQHGIAVLRFDFTGLGQSGGDFGNTDFSSNVEDLVRAADHLRDQFAAPALLVGHSLGGAAVLAAAHRIPEVRAVATLGAPADPAHVTHLLTADREQIESEGEAVVRLAGRGFRIRREFLSDIAAQPQQQRIAALGAPLLVLHSPQDEFVGVDNARQIFDAGRHPKSFIALDGADHLLTSRADANYAATVLAAWADRYVPDQPGADGAPQATEGSVVVAEVGTGSFAQEITAGPHLLQADEPSPVGTDTGPSPYDLLLAALGACTSMTVRMYAERKQWPLDHVTVTLRHDKIHAEDCANCDTQAGQLDRIERHIRLEGNLDTTQRERLVEIAEKCPVHRTLHSEVHIRTTGD; encoded by the coding sequence ATGCCTGCCGAGAGCCACCGCGGCACAGTCCACAGCGAAAAGCTGACATTCCCCGGGAGCGGGGGCCATCCGCTCGCTGCCCGGCTCGAGCTTCCGCACGGTCCGCCGAGGGCATACGCACTGTTCGCCCACTGCTTCACCTGCGGAAAGGACGCCGTCGCCGCCACCCGGATCTCCCGAGGACTGGCCCAGCACGGAATCGCCGTACTGCGCTTCGACTTCACCGGGCTGGGGCAGTCCGGAGGCGACTTCGGCAACACCGATTTCAGCTCCAACGTCGAGGACCTGGTCCGCGCGGCCGACCATCTGCGCGACCAGTTCGCCGCCCCGGCGCTCCTGGTCGGGCATTCCCTGGGCGGAGCCGCGGTGCTCGCCGCCGCACACCGGATCCCCGAAGTACGCGCGGTCGCCACCCTGGGCGCCCCGGCCGACCCCGCCCATGTGACCCATCTGCTGACAGCCGACCGGGAACAGATCGAGTCCGAAGGCGAAGCAGTAGTACGGCTTGCCGGGCGCGGCTTCCGCATCCGCCGGGAGTTCCTGTCCGATATCGCCGCCCAGCCGCAGCAACAGCGGATCGCCGCTCTGGGCGCCCCGCTGCTGGTGCTGCACTCCCCGCAGGACGAGTTCGTGGGCGTCGACAACGCCCGGCAGATCTTCGACGCCGGGCGCCACCCGAAGTCCTTCATCGCGCTCGACGGTGCCGACCATCTGCTCACCAGCCGGGCGGACGCCAACTACGCGGCCACCGTGCTCGCCGCCTGGGCCGACCGCTACGTACCGGACCAACCCGGCGCGGACGGCGCACCCCAGGCCACGGAAGGGTCCGTGGTGGTCGCCGAGGTCGGCACCGGGAGCTTTGCCCAGGAGATCACTGCCGGACCGCACCTGCTACAGGCCGACGAGCCGTCCCCGGTGGGCACCGACACCGGTCCCTCCCCCTATGACCTGCTGCTCGCCGCGCTGGGAGCGTGTACGTCAATGACGGTCCGTATGTATGCCGAGCGCAAGCAGTGGCCCCTGGACCATGTCACGGTGACCCTGCGTCATGACAAGATCCACGCCGAGGACTGCGCGAACTGCGACACCCAGGCCGGGCAACTGGACCGTATCGAGCGGCACATCCGCTTGGAAGGCAACCTCGACACCACCCAGCGGGAACGTCTGGTCGAGATCGCCGAAAAGTGCCCGGTGCACCGCACCCTGCACTCGGAGGTCCACATCCGCACCACAGGCGACTGA
- a CDS encoding MTAP family purine nucleoside phosphorylase, with amino-acid sequence MRIGVITGSGNYEWPHLEGAAQQAVVTDHGVVTVTEGRLKDAEVVQLSRHGAGHHRLSHQVDHRANLAALRARNVEAVISLTVCGAVDPAVPPGSLVVFDDLYFPSNQLPDGSPCTWYDTPGAAGRGHWIFDRPFSEPLRHALITAAEQTGAAVITRGVYGHVNGPRFNSRPEIAALAAAGVTAVSQTAGPEVVLAGEAEVPMALVGYVTDYANGVAAEPEPVDALLARMAASKETFAELVAHAVPELGTAPPAGFVYRFGS; translated from the coding sequence ATGCGTATCGGTGTCATCACCGGCTCGGGGAATTACGAGTGGCCCCATCTCGAAGGAGCGGCGCAGCAGGCCGTCGTCACGGACCATGGCGTGGTCACCGTCACCGAGGGCCGTCTGAAGGACGCGGAGGTCGTGCAGCTGTCCCGGCACGGCGCGGGCCATCACCGTCTGTCGCACCAGGTCGACCACAGGGCCAACCTGGCCGCGCTGCGTGCCCGTAACGTCGAGGCGGTGATCTCCCTGACGGTCTGCGGGGCCGTCGACCCGGCCGTTCCGCCCGGCTCGCTGGTCGTCTTCGACGATCTGTACTTCCCGTCCAACCAGCTGCCCGACGGCTCACCGTGCACCTGGTACGACACACCGGGCGCGGCGGGCCGCGGACACTGGATCTTCGACCGTCCGTTCAGCGAGCCGCTGCGCCACGCCCTGATCACCGCCGCCGAACAGACCGGAGCGGCTGTCATCACAAGGGGGGTGTACGGGCATGTGAACGGCCCGCGTTTCAACAGCCGCCCCGAGATCGCCGCCCTGGCCGCCGCGGGCGTCACCGCGGTCAGCCAGACCGCGGGCCCGGAGGTGGTGCTGGCCGGGGAGGCGGAGGTGCCGATGGCGCTGGTCGGCTATGTCACCGACTATGCCAACGGCGTGGCTGCCGAACCGGAGCCGGTCGACGCGCTGCTGGCGCGGATGGCGGCGAGCAAGGAGACCTTCGCCGAACTGGTCGCACACGCCGTGCCGGAGCTGGGCACAGCGCCACCCGCCGGCTTTGTCTACCGGTTCGGCTCATGA
- a CDS encoding helix-turn-helix domain-containing protein: MAARRGATFQRILLGKELRTLREGRGLTAEGVSEELGFSRSKLTRVEKGDIPLPRLADLENLLDRYGITDPDDRKELLDLQRDSLSREPWTSYRHVMPSGMPYYLGLEREAVRLRAWQRNNVLGLLQTERYARALFNSARTAEERTTEFVERNVRIRMERKDLILREDSPVELQVVLDEAVLRRVRGDAEVMHDQYAEIKRLCSMDHVEVQIIPQNLSTYLAEENFTMLEFDNSLDPLVQIDGGSSMTVMSRDTDVWRYQRRFESLCKGALAPTETPRFLQELERELWT, translated from the coding sequence GTGGCAGCACGTCGCGGTGCGACGTTCCAGCGCATCCTGCTAGGTAAAGAGCTTCGGACGCTGCGGGAGGGCCGTGGCCTGACAGCCGAAGGAGTCTCCGAGGAATTGGGGTTCTCCAGGTCAAAGCTCACGCGAGTGGAGAAGGGTGACATCCCGCTGCCTCGGCTCGCTGACCTGGAGAACCTTCTGGACCGGTACGGCATCACCGACCCTGACGACCGTAAAGAGCTCCTGGATCTCCAGCGTGACTCGCTGAGTCGTGAGCCCTGGACCTCGTACCGGCATGTGATGCCGTCCGGGATGCCCTACTACCTTGGCCTGGAACGTGAGGCGGTGCGTCTCAGAGCATGGCAACGCAACAACGTGCTCGGCCTGCTGCAGACCGAGCGGTACGCTCGGGCGCTGTTCAACAGCGCGAGGACTGCTGAAGAGCGGACGACGGAGTTCGTGGAGCGCAATGTCCGAATCCGTATGGAGCGTAAAGACCTGATCCTCCGAGAAGATAGTCCTGTGGAGCTTCAGGTCGTCCTGGACGAAGCTGTTCTGCGGCGTGTGCGCGGCGACGCCGAAGTGATGCACGATCAGTACGCGGAGATCAAGAGACTTTGCTCCATGGACCACGTCGAGGTCCAGATCATCCCTCAGAACCTGTCGACGTACCTGGCCGAAGAGAACTTCACCATGCTGGAGTTCGACAACAGCCTGGATCCGCTGGTTCAGATTGATGGTGGATCGTCGATGACTGTGATGTCCAGGGACACGGACGTATGGCGCTACCAGCGCCGATTCGAGTCCCTGTGCAAAGGGGCGCTTGCTCCCACGGAAACGCCCAGATTCCTGCAGGAACTAGAGCGAGAGTTGTGGACATGA
- a CDS encoding TIGR04283 family arsenosugar biosynthesis glycosyltransferase codes for MNRVTRMNRMNRMKVSIVVPVLNEAATIQTALSRLCRDFPDCELIVVDGGSTDATAELAARHATVVHSERGRAKQMNEGARHCTGDVLWFVHADTRIDPAALAQIRTALTAPQVVGGGLTLRFDRRSAGLNYLAYTSNARARHLRHIFGDQAMFIRRSVFDELGGFPDLAIMEDLEMSRRLGRRGRLAVLPATSTASSRRLVAHGTWRMIVFMQYLKLLYFAGVDPERIRRRYSAGPRLWRRDRKDPGPRRVPCR; via the coding sequence ATGAACCGCGTGACCCGTATGAACCGTATGAACCGCATGAAAGTGTCGATCGTTGTGCCCGTCCTCAATGAGGCGGCTACGATCCAGACTGCGCTGAGCCGTCTGTGCCGCGACTTCCCCGACTGCGAACTCATCGTTGTCGACGGCGGCTCCACCGACGCCACCGCCGAACTCGCCGCCCGGCACGCCACCGTGGTGCACAGCGAGCGGGGACGGGCGAAGCAGATGAACGAGGGCGCCCGCCACTGCACCGGCGACGTGCTGTGGTTCGTCCACGCCGACACCCGGATCGACCCCGCCGCCCTCGCCCAGATCCGCACGGCCCTCACCGCCCCGCAGGTGGTCGGTGGCGGCCTGACGCTGCGCTTCGACCGCCGCAGCGCCGGGCTGAACTACCTCGCGTATACCTCCAACGCGCGCGCCCGCCATCTGCGCCACATCTTCGGTGACCAGGCCATGTTCATCCGCCGCAGTGTCTTTGACGAACTGGGCGGCTTTCCGGATCTGGCCATCATGGAGGACCTGGAGATGTCCCGCCGTCTCGGCCGGCGCGGACGCCTCGCCGTGCTGCCCGCCACATCAACGGCTTCGTCCCGCCGCCTGGTCGCGCACGGCACCTGGCGAATGATCGTCTTCATGCAGTACCTGAAACTGCTCTACTTCGCCGGTGTCGACCCCGAGCGCATCCGCCGCCGCTACAGCGCAGGGCCCCGCCTCTGGCGAAGGGACAGGAAGGATCCCGGACCCCGGCGGGTTCCCTGCCGGTGA
- a CDS encoding radical SAM domain-containing protein, translating to MGLVATLRALARTTRPYDPEFAEAMERRWAELPDVVRTPGQIIGRHGVGCEGTHGVFPKCNLKCTPCYHSRDANQVRVDGPHTREQVAAQLGLLRKLRGPRAHTQLIGGEVSLLPPDDHAATLAIMREHGREPMSFTHGDFDYDYLKQLALGPDGTKRFARLSFAAHFDKFMYGRRGIERPESERALNPYRRRFTAMFARLRRENGVRYFLAHNMTVTPGNLDEVANVIRDSRDLGFGMFSFQPAAFLGDERRWKEEYRQATPDAVWAEVERGAGTRLDYNVFHNGDVRCNRSAYGFYVGDRWFPFLDGDDPRDLAVRDAFFRRFGKVSFTGTPPALLAARLSRVIARHPGTIAIALGWLTRTVRRVGVGRLLRNRFRIRPVTFIMHMFMDAKDVAPAWELMQRGETSDDPRLRETQERLAACQYSMAHPADGALVPACVQHSVLDPAENAQLRTLLPLVEVRTHPAVKEK from the coding sequence ATGGGACTCGTGGCGACGCTGCGCGCCCTCGCGCGCACCACCCGCCCCTACGACCCGGAGTTCGCCGAGGCCATGGAGCGGCGCTGGGCTGAACTGCCGGATGTGGTCAGGACACCAGGGCAGATCATCGGCCGGCACGGCGTGGGCTGTGAGGGCACCCACGGCGTCTTCCCCAAGTGCAATCTGAAGTGCACCCCTTGCTACCACTCCCGCGATGCCAACCAGGTACGCGTCGACGGCCCCCACACCCGTGAACAGGTCGCCGCCCAGCTGGGGCTGCTGCGCAAGCTGCGCGGGCCACGGGCACACACCCAGCTGATCGGCGGCGAGGTGAGCCTGCTGCCGCCCGACGACCACGCCGCCACCCTTGCGATCATGCGCGAGCACGGCCGCGAACCCATGAGCTTCACCCACGGCGACTTCGACTATGACTACCTGAAGCAGCTGGCCCTCGGCCCGGATGGCACCAAGCGCTTCGCCCGGCTGTCGTTCGCCGCGCACTTCGACAAGTTCATGTACGGGCGGCGGGGTATCGAACGCCCCGAGAGCGAGCGGGCGCTGAACCCGTACCGCCGGCGCTTCACCGCGATGTTCGCCAGGCTGCGCCGCGAGAACGGCGTGCGGTACTTCCTCGCCCACAATATGACCGTCACCCCGGGCAATCTCGACGAAGTCGCGAACGTGATCCGCGACAGCCGTGATCTGGGGTTCGGCATGTTCTCCTTCCAGCCGGCCGCGTTCCTGGGCGATGAACGGCGCTGGAAGGAGGAGTACCGTCAGGCGACCCCGGACGCGGTGTGGGCGGAGGTCGAGCGTGGCGCAGGCACCCGGCTCGACTACAACGTGTTCCACAACGGCGATGTGCGCTGCAATCGCTCCGCCTACGGCTTCTACGTCGGCGACCGCTGGTTTCCCTTCCTCGACGGAGACGACCCGCGCGATCTCGCCGTGCGCGACGCGTTCTTCCGCCGCTTCGGGAAGGTGAGCTTCACCGGGACCCCGCCCGCCCTGCTCGCGGCCAGGCTGAGCCGCGTCATCGCCCGGCACCCGGGCACGATCGCCATCGCGCTGGGCTGGCTCACCCGCACGGTACGCCGGGTGGGCGTCGGCAGGCTGCTGCGGAACCGTTTCCGGATACGGCCGGTGACCTTCATCATGCATATGTTCATGGACGCCAAGGACGTCGCCCCGGCCTGGGAGCTGATGCAGCGCGGTGAGACCAGCGACGACCCGAGGCTGCGTGAGACACAGGAACGGCTGGCCGCCTGCCAGTACTCCATGGCACACCCGGCAGACGGCGCCCTGGTCCCAGCGTGCGTACAGCACTCCGTCCTCGACCCCGCCGAGAATGCGCAGTTGCGCACCCTGCTTCCGCTGGTCGAGGTCCGTACCCATCCCGCCGTCAAGGAGAAGTAA
- a CDS encoding radical SAM protein, with protein MRIAVCGGPYGNPYALQAFVDDARARGAERLFCLGDLGGFGAEVDALWPILTSNDITCVAGNYDVAIARGDTDCGCGYRDPKDNEFAQLIYDHTLATTSRDFAAWMGELHTERRETIAGVDVHMVHGSTLALNDFWWESLPDEQHRQRAEASGAGVILCTHSGLPWQRRIGSALAVNVGVLGKPANDGRHDVWYALLDLDAGQATAELVPLAYDWQAQARSMRAAGLPEVFVETIETGWWTTCLEILPPAERSRGRYHLYRSTLPTGFQPADDGWGPSSAPAPHGDRPVVPLFGSPYFPSRLWLYTNFHCNLACDYCAVASSPRATPRTLPAETFRGLVDEGVAAGFTELYITGGEPFLHPDIVQLLDYASSQLPTVVMTNALLLRGRRADGLGELADRKLTIQTSLDGATAATHDLHRGNGSWTRTIEGIRHLIDLGLPPRVALTETPENTAEVPDVAALLTELGLPDDHFAVRPLLRRGFAETGVEIGEDSSIPELTVTADGLHWHPAGADTASSPDMHLAPAGTPLEMGKQRVTERFFTARLSDGSLPSPIRCAI; from the coding sequence ATGCGGATCGCAGTATGCGGAGGCCCCTACGGCAACCCGTACGCCCTGCAGGCCTTTGTCGATGACGCCCGCGCCCGCGGCGCCGAGCGGCTGTTCTGCCTGGGCGACCTCGGCGGCTTCGGCGCCGAGGTGGACGCCCTGTGGCCGATCCTGACCAGCAATGACATCACCTGTGTCGCGGGCAACTACGACGTGGCGATCGCCCGCGGTGACACGGACTGCGGCTGCGGCTACCGCGACCCGAAGGACAATGAGTTCGCCCAGCTCATCTACGACCACACCCTGGCCACCACCAGCCGTGACTTCGCCGCCTGGATGGGTGAGCTGCACACCGAGCGCCGGGAGACCATCGCCGGTGTGGACGTACACATGGTGCATGGCTCGACGCTGGCGCTCAATGACTTCTGGTGGGAGTCACTGCCCGACGAACAGCACAGGCAGCGGGCCGAGGCCAGTGGCGCCGGCGTCATCCTGTGCACCCACAGCGGCCTGCCCTGGCAGCGGCGGATCGGCTCCGCCCTCGCCGTGAACGTTGGTGTCCTGGGCAAGCCAGCCAACGACGGCCGCCACGACGTCTGGTACGCCCTCCTCGATCTGGACGCCGGGCAGGCGACGGCCGAGCTGGTCCCGCTCGCGTACGACTGGCAGGCCCAGGCCCGGTCCATGCGCGCGGCGGGCCTCCCGGAGGTCTTCGTGGAGACCATCGAGACCGGCTGGTGGACCACCTGCCTGGAGATCCTGCCCCCGGCCGAGCGCTCCCGGGGCCGCTACCACCTCTACCGCTCCACCCTGCCCACCGGATTCCAGCCCGCCGACGACGGCTGGGGACCCAGTTCCGCACCGGCCCCGCACGGTGACCGTCCCGTGGTGCCGCTGTTCGGCAGCCCGTACTTCCCGTCCCGGCTGTGGCTCTACACCAACTTCCACTGCAACCTGGCCTGCGACTACTGCGCGGTCGCCTCCTCGCCGAGGGCCACCCCGCGTACCCTGCCCGCCGAGACCTTCCGCGGCCTCGTCGACGAAGGCGTCGCCGCCGGCTTCACCGAGCTGTACATCACCGGCGGGGAACCCTTCCTGCACCCCGACATCGTTCAGCTCCTCGACTACGCCAGCTCCCAGCTGCCCACCGTCGTGATGACCAACGCGCTGCTGCTGCGCGGCCGCCGCGCCGACGGACTCGGTGAGCTCGCCGATCGCAAGCTCACCATCCAGACCTCCCTCGACGGTGCCACCGCCGCCACGCATGACCTGCACCGCGGCAACGGCTCCTGGACCCGCACCATCGAGGGGATTCGCCACCTGATCGACCTGGGCCTGCCCCCACGGGTCGCGCTCACCGAAACCCCCGAGAACACCGCCGAGGTGCCGGACGTAGCCGCCCTGCTCACCGAACTCGGCCTGCCGGACGACCACTTCGCCGTACGTCCCCTCCTGCGCCGCGGCTTCGCCGAAACCGGCGTCGAGATCGGCGAGGACTCCAGCATCCCCGAGCTCACCGTCACCGCTGACGGCCTGCACTGGCACCCCGCGGGCGCGGACACGGCCAGCAGCCCGGACATGCACCTCGCGCCCGCCGGAACCCCGCTGGAGATGGGCAAACAACGGGTGACCGAGCGGTTCTTCACCGCCCGCCTGTCCGACGGAAGCCTGCCCAGCCCCATCCGCTGCGCCATCTGA
- a CDS encoding TIGR04282 family arsenosugar biosynthesis glycosyltransferase: MTTAGVPAVLVMAKAPRPGTVKTRLHPLLGPERCAALQAELIRHTLAVTSSYGLRTYVAYAPGEAEGEDSTCDLAPSGVRPLLQRGGDLGQRLTAAVTDAYADGAGPLLVIGTDAPTLTGELLAAARTALEDRDVVLGPALDGGYYLIGMRGPHTGLFGIDPALWSTDRVLAATRARADEHGLSVRLLPPLRDLDTPEDAAALLADPGLPDRIAALLHPAEPV, translated from the coding sequence ATGACGACGGCTGGCGTCCCGGCCGTACTCGTGATGGCGAAGGCACCCCGGCCGGGCACGGTCAAGACCCGGCTGCACCCGCTTCTGGGCCCCGAACGCTGCGCCGCTCTGCAGGCCGAACTGATCCGGCACACGCTGGCGGTGACGTCGTCATACGGGCTGCGTACCTATGTGGCGTACGCACCAGGCGAGGCCGAGGGCGAGGACAGCACCTGCGATCTGGCGCCGTCCGGTGTCCGGCCGTTGCTGCAGCGTGGTGGTGACCTCGGGCAGCGGCTGACGGCCGCCGTCACCGATGCCTACGCCGACGGCGCGGGCCCGCTGCTGGTCATCGGAACCGACGCGCCGACCCTGACCGGCGAGCTGCTGGCCGCCGCCCGTACGGCCCTGGAGGACCGGGATGTGGTGCTGGGTCCGGCGCTGGACGGTGGCTACTACCTGATCGGAATGCGCGGCCCGCACACCGGTCTGTTCGGCATCGACCCGGCCCTGTGGAGCACCGACCGGGTGCTGGCCGCCACCCGCGCCCGAGCCGATGAGCACGGGCTGAGCGTGCGTCTCCTGCCGCCGCTGCGGGACCTGGACACCCCCGAGGACGCGGCGGCGCTGCTCGCCGATCCGGGGCTGCCCGACCGTATCGCTGCCTTGCTGCACCCCGCGGAGCCCGTATGA
- a CDS encoding cation:proton antiporter has translation MTDLLVLAGLLLGFGLVSGRVRGTSLTAPMVFVAAGLVLGPQGAGWLTGSLDEGAIRVLAEATLVLVLFTDAVRIELRVLRREYRFPLRLLAIGMSVGIALGTAAALLVLDDFGVWEAALLAAVLIPTDAALGAAVVSDQRLPVRIRQSLNVESGLNDGIALPVVMLLVALAAAHQGDIGSASWWAGFVARQIGIGALAGAVVGVLGGRALNRMDTAGWVTATYRRLAVLALAVIAYSGAELATGNGFIAAFTAGLCFGSVAREQCPHVHEFAEREGELFAMATFTMFGAVIMGPRLGEIGWQAVVYAVLSLAVVRIAAVAVAMVGSGVRGETVLFFGWFGPRGLASVLFALLVVEQAGIARADTIMLVAGTTVILSVYAHGITAAPWARGFSRRAQRLTPTSPEQLPASEHYVRHRIS, from the coding sequence GTGACCGATCTGTTGGTGCTCGCCGGGCTGCTGCTCGGCTTCGGGCTGGTTTCCGGGCGGGTGCGGGGCACCTCGCTGACCGCCCCGATGGTCTTCGTGGCCGCCGGTCTGGTGCTGGGTCCCCAAGGGGCCGGCTGGCTGACCGGGAGCCTGGACGAGGGGGCCATTCGGGTACTGGCCGAGGCAACCTTGGTTCTGGTGCTGTTCACCGACGCGGTACGCATCGAGCTGCGCGTGCTGCGGCGTGAGTACAGGTTTCCGCTGCGGCTTCTGGCAATCGGTATGTCCGTCGGTATCGCGCTCGGTACCGCGGCGGCGCTGCTTGTCCTCGATGACTTCGGGGTGTGGGAGGCCGCGCTGCTGGCTGCGGTGCTGATTCCCACCGACGCCGCGCTGGGAGCCGCAGTGGTCAGCGACCAGCGGCTTCCGGTCCGTATCCGGCAGTCCCTCAATGTCGAGAGCGGGCTCAATGACGGCATCGCACTGCCAGTGGTGATGCTGCTGGTCGCACTGGCCGCCGCGCATCAGGGGGACATCGGCTCGGCGTCTTGGTGGGCGGGGTTTGTGGCGCGGCAGATCGGGATCGGGGCCTTGGCCGGGGCGGTGGTGGGAGTCCTAGGCGGGCGGGCACTGAACCGTATGGACACCGCGGGATGGGTGACGGCGACCTATCGGCGGCTGGCGGTGCTGGCCTTGGCCGTGATCGCCTACAGCGGCGCCGAGCTGGCCACCGGAAACGGGTTCATCGCTGCCTTCACCGCCGGGCTCTGCTTTGGCTCGGTGGCTCGCGAGCAGTGCCCGCATGTGCATGAGTTCGCCGAGCGGGAGGGCGAGTTGTTCGCCATGGCGACGTTCACGATGTTCGGCGCGGTCATCATGGGCCCCCGGCTGGGTGAGATCGGCTGGCAGGCGGTTGTATACGCGGTGCTGAGCCTGGCCGTGGTGCGCATAGCGGCGGTCGCTGTGGCGATGGTGGGCTCTGGCGTCCGGGGTGAGACCGTGCTGTTCTTCGGGTGGTTCGGCCCGCGCGGCCTCGCCTCGGTCCTGTTCGCTCTGCTGGTGGTCGAGCAGGCGGGCATCGCCCGCGCCGACACCATCATGCTGGTCGCGGGGACGACCGTGATACTGAGCGTCTACGCCCACGGCATCACGGCCGCTCCCTGGGCACGCGGCTTCAGCCGACGCGCCCAGCGCCTCACTCCCACCTCTCCGGAACAGCTCCCAGCCAGCGAACACTATGTGCGGCACAGGATCTCCTGA